The sequence tttTCGTCAAagttcggcaactgtcatattcccggAGCGTCCGAAGACGACATGTATAAAgagtgtaatcgttaagtgtgcacaggtgatttttccgtaactattgcagataacaaaaaaaattaaactgatattgatgtcgaaagtacttaacataatgagtaaaatggccgtaataaatttttaaaaataaaacgggaaatatcaaaaaaattatctttaaactctcccatacatttagtatgagatatgaatatcccatgaacatttaatatgaaagatttcagctttctttttctttttttggttttctgctttaattacttcgcaaatttgaagggaagttcatttagaaactttaaatagagctcctcattgtattgcacaatgaggacgtcatttcgaaaatctgctatgaatacaaaatgtatgagaaatcaaatgtatgggagcgtttaatgtaacatttttggatatttctcgttttatttttaaaaatgtattatggccattttactcattaagttaagtactttcgatataagtttaaagtttttcgatatctgcaatagttacggaataatcgcttgtgcacacttaacgattacactctgtatagagtggttaaatgcattttcttcgtgcataatttagtaaaatttgtttagtcaaatgaaatacattttggaaatacgacaataagcgaagatttgcatgcgcattattagttttggagtactgtaagTTTTAAGGTATTTTGGTAAAACGACATCTAGTTTTAACTAAGCGaaactttgaaatatttaaatttaaaatattgaagtgaTTCAGCCCGTAAATGACAGAGGGCGctgtaataaaagttatttttataagaattgTGTGTAAGACGTTGTTAATAAATGATTGTTTTTTATGttgctattttatttgaaaactccCTTTATGTACTAATTCCATAACAACTACATGggattttctatttttttagtcTATCAAAAGCACACGTTATATTAtcactagtggtccgccccgggttcgcctgtggtacatatttcgcattaaaaggtagcctatgttatTTTTCCGATTCTAAAgattgtgccaaatttcatcaaaatcggttgagaggtttaagcgggaaagcgtaacagacagagttactttcgcatttataatattaataatctatAGGATACTGGTAATTAAAAGTAAACGATTAATAAATGGTACAGCCGTTTTGCGGATATACATGTAATTACAACTGTACCTTTTATTTACTGGGTTTTCGGAAAGAATAATCTACGACAAGCTAAGGGATGGGATATGGTAATTGGTAATATTATAACCTGCACATATTACTTGCAAATTCAGAAATTTAAATCTTACCTAGTTATAACTTATAGTAGGTATTCTTGacaacatttcattttttataaggccataaaagaaaaataccgtttctttattttgctcttgcgattacagaaaaaaaattatttcatttttttatcgcatattttaagagaaattaaataaaaacgataaatgtgatgatgacgtcatacatacggaggaataaaaatgagccttagcctaatttaaaaaaagttaaaaaaaaaaactatcacTGACATTTACAGGGTATGGCATGTGtcaaatttcatattaatgtcatttttgtGAATGAATCATGTcaacaaacttttaaatcgtGTTATTGTGTTTTGGTTTTCTAATTTAATCTCATTACCGcgatgtttgtttgattggaGTTGgaccaatttatttatattatacaaatagtgCCTATAGTGTTcataattttcttgaaataaaaGACTTTGTTTACTTACTAaaagttgtatttatttaacactttccAACGTTTTTGGGATAGTATATTTGCTTCCCAGAAATTTCCAGCACCCCTTAACAAATCCTGCATaaagtcatcatcatcagtacttgtgaataagtttcttttgtttaaaatttggatcagcaaataacaaataacaatatttacaaaacttgACGAATCAAAGTGACAAATGTGCCAAAATGTCAACTGTCaagatttctttttaatttaaactagttatgtggcaaaggaaaaaatgtattcctCCGTATGTATGACGTCATTTGGCGCTTACGACATTTTAGAATGAGATgattttaaaactcaaaaagatgaatgaaaacttcgatatttagaaaaagcaaaaaatacgtgtatcataatttttgatctagttttcattaaaataaaaaaataagtagcttaaaattttgaaatgttgtcaattccgttactttttataaaagctGTTACAGTaatgtatttttcatatttgtaatttaataaatataaataacagtaGCAAAGCCGGTTTCGTTAAATATTTCATCTTCATTCTCAAAGTTTTCAGACAGCACCATCTAGCGGcatgttaataaattttaatatacttacctatgtaatatttaGAACAAcaactatatattatgtgtccAAGGCAAATTGTTTGATTTCGCTGTTTTCAAACGGCATCGTAGGTAAATTCTCATAGTTTTGTTATGTcgagaatttattttttcggtGCCTAAAGAAGCTGGGCTACTAGATGGTGCTATATTAAAATGTGACAATATAATGATGATgtttttagctttctttttgcTTGCTCGcgaaaaatacttaaatttgaaatactaAATCGTACAATGTATAGTAAAATGCAGCTcatgagaaaaataatatatgttgCAATTGTCTTTTTTTCGTATCATTACAACCTTTGTTAATATGacactagatggcgctatGTGCATACTTCGAGATTTATTTTGCGTTTTTGAATAAAAGTGTATTGGCATAGAAAGGATATGctgctttttaattttgaaccTATTTTTCTgatctattttatttagtgTCGATCAGCTATGTGTGTCCTGTCAGAACGAGATTTTTTTTGCTAGACTCCAACGGGAATTGAACCCGTTTCTAAGCTAAAGCCTTTTTACCAGGATATTTGAATCACAAAAATATGGGGTTTTAATAGCAGTTTATTGATATTTCTGAAATGTGTATATTGTCTCTTTTTAGAAGGTCTAGTAAAGGATAAGTAGGGATATGGTCGGTAGTTAggaagtataaaaaaaataaaagaaaatagattactagataaatatattattaaatattattacattatcaaAAGCTTGGATATGTTACCGACTAGCCGATCTCAGTCCTTATATAAACTTAAGatcttttgtaaaaataatatattacaaatatatgtatattcagaaaaaaatgaccgtgaaataaaaaaaatattaggctgaatacaaaaaaaaatacaaattttaaagcaatttttgattaaagctaaaattaaaaataaaactaaacagATCATTATAATACTGAAATAACATAGCCTCAGATttctaaaaacataattttatattaaaaatacgttCGCAAAATcgcaaaagaaataaaaaattatttgtaaaaattttattattccattattattagaattagaacttgaaatatatgaaaatataaataaatgagtacttaattaatatttacatttttataataattattatatgactATTATTGTCTAGTACATGATATatgattttaaatgttttttgtttataaataacatatttttgttcaaagttttcacaaaaaaatcgattgtaagcaaaaaaatcttatttgaatacatttttaaaacattaataatactataataataattaggttgTGGCACTAAACCCTCTAAGCTATTTGCTTGAGAGATTAGGGTCCGGATTTCAGCTTCGCAGGGGTGGCCTAAGACTTAACCATCTGCTCTACATGGATGATCTCAAATTATTTGCGCCTAATAGGTCCAGGTTAACGGAGCTGCTAAAGATCACGTGTGATTTTAGCGGCTCCATTGGCATGGAACTTGGGGTGGATAAGTGTGCGGTTATACATGTGGAGCGGGGTAAAGTAACCGCGTCTGATGACATAACACCATCTGGCGCGGCCCATCTTAGAGTACTTACAGAGGCTGAAACTTACCGGTACTTGGGTATGTCACAGAACATATGTGTGGAGGGGGCGAGCGTGAAACAGGATGTTGCCGAGGTATTTTGTGAACGCATGACAAAAGTTTTCAACAGCTATTTGTCAGGCGTGAACAAAATACGAGCGTTCAATACCTGGGTCATGCCCGTTCTCCTGTACACATTTGGCGTACTCAAGTGGACTCAGACCGAACTGAACGCCCTGGATCGGAAAGTCCGCACAACTATGACTCTGCATCGGTTGCATCACCCGAAATCGTCAGTGATGAGGCTGTATATCCCTAGAAAGTGCGGTGGTCGTGGCATGTTAAGTGCCCAATCGCTGCACAATCGTGAGATATGCAAACTCAGAGACTATTTCCTCGCAATGGTTGGTCATGCAATCCATGCTGAAGTCATAGAATGTGACAAAGGACTCACTCCCCTATCCCTGGCCAAACAGGACTGGCAAAAGCCGGTGGTGCTCAGCATTTCCGACAGGGAGGCCATATGGAAAGAGAAAGAGCTACACGGTAGGTTTCACAGGATTCTGCATGAACCTCATGTAGATTTCTTGTCCTCCGTGCACTGGCTGCGTTTCGGTGACCTCTTTGGGGAAACCGAGGGTTTTGTCTGTGCGATACAGGATCAGGTGGTTAAGACGAACAATTATCGGAAGTACATCATAAAGGACGGGACCCAGGACTTATGTCGTATGTGTCACCGTCCTGGAGAAACTCTCCGACATGTTACTTCCGGTTGTTCCATGCTTGCCAACACTGAGTATTTGCACAGGCACAACCTAGCAGCTAGGATTATCCACCAAGAGCTCGCTCTGAAGTATGGCCTTCTTGACGGAAAAGTGCCTTATTACAAGTACGCGCCGGAGCCGGTCCTGGAAAATAACCGTGCCAAATTGTACTGGGATCGGCCCATCGTCACAGACAGGACTATTCTAGCAAATAGACCTGATATTGTGGTGATGGACCTAGCAACTTCCAGGATTTTCTTGGTAGACATCACTATCCCACATGACGACAATCTTGTTAAGGCCGATTCAGATAAACGGCTCAAATATCTGGATCTGGCGCATGAGGTAGTCGAGATGTGGGGCGGTGTGTCTGCCGAGATAATCCCCATAGTTGTGTCCACCAATGGGCTGGTTCCTACCtccttaaaacaatatttaaggAGGTTGGATTTACCGGTGAAGCCCATGACAGTGGGGATACAGCGGGCAGTCTTGCTGGACAACGCTCGGATAGTCCGTAGGTTCCTCACTCAGTCGCCCTAGGCTCCGGCCGTCTGGCCACTCAGCCGGAGTTGTTTACAACACCGCCGCAAGGCGAGATACTTGCCCCCCTTTAATAAATTAGGTtgaatttattagtttttactaagtctaataataattatttacaaacttaACAGAAtctatacaaattatttacaaaatttattaataatattgttgtaaTATTCGACAAGCAAATATCTAATTTTAAGGCAAGATCGAtgcatttttaacaatttaaaactgaCTTTTGGAAAGCATTcgattaagtacataattaaattacttattacgtattacatatttttataaatttactagtggtccgccctggcttcgcccgtggtacatattgcgcaataaaaggtagcctatgtcctttctcgggtatcaaaatatctccataccaaatttcatgcaaattggttcagtagtttaggcgtgattgagtaacagacagacagacagacagagttactttcgcatttataatattagtatggattggaACCAGCCTTATGATGTCAATGTATGAAGAAAAtgctttttgaagtgaaacttctttatcgagGTTGGAacaaaatttagtgtaacattttttcgttacgcgcgacatttttccgttacgcgccatctttttcttatccctaccacgcgtgattcgacgtatttctgtaaagtttcatatagtaaattatgttttaaaaaataaggtcataaagaagtttcacttcttacgtgtgtactctagtacacgcacacattttttataataatatttacgttcacaattaaatgtaaactatacaagtatttataatgaagCTTGGGGTGCTTCAAGGGTCTATTCTTTAGCCACTACTATATGTAATCTTTCATGTTGATGTGTTTTATAGATGGCTTTtcctctttttttattgttaagaatacaatattttgaagagattaataattattatttgttcttaatatcaatatgtagtttaaaatgaaatataacaaTGACGAATCTGatggaaaaattaaatacatttttgaagtgaaacttctttagagtaaaatttctagATCGACTAGGAATTCCGTCACATCTTTGAACCttattgaaaagaaataattaaaatcttgccaaagaagtttcacttctgacacgtgtgttctggcataaaattgatatttaaagttattgcTCGAACTACTCAGACAAATCAGTCACGAGGTATCAATGAACAAACTCATTAACATTACTTCCATGATGGAATTGCTGTGTATTATCCACAATCACACTCGTATAACCCTCTTGTACTGTTGGACTTGGTAATTTCCCGAAATTGCCGAAACTATCCGGTCGGCCATTTTGATTCTGCCCATagtaaattgtataattaaattggtTGACTTCAGAACTTTCTATAGACGAACAAGAGGAAGAACTTGCAGAAAATGGCCGTTGATTTTGTGGATATGCGTAATTGGCAACTTCGGGTTCTGTGTAGTTTTCATAGAAGATTTCCTGGTAACCATTTTGGTATTCTTCTGTAGTGTCGTAAGTTGGTAGTATGGGCAAATTATATTCTGGGTAAGTGTAACTAGAGTCTGGGCTGAAGTCCTCGTTgagtttgtctgtttgtctgtgcGGTTCGTTGTTTTTCGGTGGGCCTTGCTCTATGTTGAGGATGAGGTTCTTTTCTTCTATGtcactgaaaaataaataacagttaAGACCACCCATGATTCTCAATGAAATATATCagtaactagctgtgccgcgcggtttcacccgcattgctccgctcctgttggtcttagcgtgatgatatatagcctatagccttcgtcgataaatgggctatcaaacaccaaaagaatttttcaaatcggaccagttgttcCCGAGATttgcgcgtttaaacaaacaaacaaactcttcacctttacaatattataagtacagatttaaaattttacttgtagattaaaaaatgtaggtatttaaaaattgtaaaaattgcggttgtctttattaaaaaaaagtattcgaaactggttaaaataatataatgaataaatcgcgtttaaaatccgtaaaaattaaattacaaaattaaacgagaaaatataaaaaaaaatcttacctGAGAACATAATTAACAGAAACGATACAGTGTGGTCGAGAAGACCTGGAGTTGTGTACGATAGTAGCATAGCTCTGCATCCAAACCCAACCTCCAGATTTCGTGAGGAACCGGTAGTACCGGGAGGTCACTTGGCCCTTTGTTAACACTGTTGATgcgaaaaaataaagaaattattcTATTGGTACTGatgtaatccatactaatattataaatgcgaaagtaactctgtctgtctgtctgtctgttactcaatcacgccttaactactgaaccaattttcatgaaatttggtatagagatattttgattcccgagaaaggacataggataggttttatcccggaaatcccacgggaacgggaatgggaactatgcgggttttctttgaaaacgcgggcgaagccgcgggcggaaagctagtatttaataaaaatagttatagaccccatatatatatctatactagctgctccgcgcggtttcacccccgtggctcctagctcgtagcgtgatgacacATAGCCtataccttcctcgataaatgggctatataacaacgaaagaatttttcaaatcggaccagtagttcccgagattagcgcgttcaaacaaacaaacaaacaaactcttcagctttataatattagtatagatataagcGTATTAAAACTGTTGGAGTTGATGAAATATAAGAGCTtatagcgcgcaagagcaacttttgtctccgcaactattttgcctctcccatcaactctatgggctagtaagagaGTGCGTAGAGACaatcataaaacaataaagcgcgtcacacacggtgaagatactataatattttatcttaagaTACTCTAAAGCCACAGATTTCCTGAGTGGTATCCCTATCCAACACACATATATTCAACCACACAATACCTTTGACCTATTGTTGTATAATGTAAATGGTATGCATACttctttttattgtaattttcatattgtttttgttcgatgcatgTTACCTTgttgttttttctttgtatgttttatttcttttatcttTGTGTGTTggattaaatgttttttctttctttcttctttctttcttctttctaatataaaacgttatagtatcttaaggtatccggtatcatcgttctgaccatcattttttctttttgtcattgcgtactaagacccctgtagaaccgccatcctgttacaaatgacccacaaaatttcgggttatttgtaacaggatggcggttctacagggatatagtatcttcaccgtgtgtgacgcgcttaagTTAGATAACGATATTTTAGTAGGTGAAAATGATGCTTTTCCGGATCAACACAAAAGGATGTTTTGTTTACATAGGAATAGCAAAGCATGTAATTGAGCACtttctttgaaataaattaataaataggtgATTGTAATGATCTATAATTtggatgttttatttatttttattcatatctaAATGTAACTTACATGTGCAATGCGAATATCTCATATGCAGGACATCGGTGCCGtgtatgtagtgatataaCGTCTTCTCTATCAGATCCTGTGGTTCATAACCTGTTAGTGACGCTACTctgtaagaaataaaacataaaattaaaaaaagcgtcagaagtgaaactactTTAGTAAGATtcgacgacgcggttggcgcagtggtaaagtgctgcctactgagccgacggtcccgggttcgatccccggtcagggcaaatatttgtgtgatgaactcaattatttgttcttgggtctgggtgttattatctatatatgtatttattaaatattatatttatcgtcgcctagtacccacaacacaagccttaattgacctcactgtgggactaggtcgatttgtgtaataatgtcctataatatttatttattatttattattatttattcaatgatACTCCATGACgagacggtattgccatgacgttgaaattttactctcaacgcgcctaaagaattttcacttcaaaaataaaaaacacggTTAATATTCATAAAGATAAGATAAACTTATTAAGTTGTTGTATCGTCACCGATCCTTGtaataagtgtacaaagtttgaattaaatctgtctgtAAATCGAGTCGaaaggagtcggttacatacaaacatacaggtgaagctaaataatataatagtttaaaaaaactaaaaaacacgctttttatagaaaaccgaacttaaaaatagaaaattttatcaaattagtgtattgtaatcggtcctcaataaatattcaaagtttgaacgaaatctggccgtttaaagtgggtcaaattcgcgcccaaagaagtcggttacaaacatacaaacatacaggtgaagctaatataaagcgtgtaataaagcgtgtaaaaaagcgtgttaaaaagcAAGAAGACAATGTCCACTGGATTTATTGACTTTTAATTTTGACATATTAAAACTAACACTGTCTTACCACAAAGAACTTTAGACAGGgcgggttctctttaatctgattttgtcgtatttcacagacaactattaaagtgacagatccctggCTTAAAGTTAAcctgtgtttaaattgttatttaggGTAAGACCAATAAGTGTCTATAATAAAAAGTGCAactgtaatttttattgcatatttgtttaaaaaaaagcaaacacCATACTTTTTTCACCCTCTCCAATATCAATGAAgcgaaaaaataatttgccaAGCGTCAGATTACACCCTTCAAAAAATCTGTTGACACAAAAACCTATCACTTCCGCCAATTAAGCATAGAGGGCGCTCGACTTCCGCTTTTTGAATCACGTTCGATTTTTAAATGGGGGTTCTattgttctaaatttaaacatattgTTTATGCAAGCTTGTAATTCATTTTTAGAGGAAGCTGTTATATTATAGCTTAAGTGGTTTTTGAAGGGTTAAGCAGCGTAGAGCGTGGTTTGTTTTTGGATGGGTAAGCACTTAATGGTGATTATAGATAATGGAAAGGTAAAGATCTCTTAAGTTGTCTTTTGTTAATGGTAAATTATGTCATATACCTAGCAAACATCAAAAACTGAAATGTGTGAAATGATAGTAACCAACGACTTTGTAAGTTGTTACTGTgattttatgacaaaaaaaatccAATTTTTTATCGTAAACTCACGTAGGTATTTAGTTAGTAAGTTTATGCACGTAAgtgattttctttatttcatcGTTATTTCGtgtgattaattttttaataataatttaataattagttttttgcctagaactttaaatttataaagaatat comes from Colias croceus chromosome 23, ilColCroc2.1 and encodes:
- the LOC123702588 gene encoding uncharacterized protein LOC123702588, coding for MDDLKLFAPNRSRLTELLKITCDFSGSIGMELGVDKCAVIHVERGKVTASDDITPSGAAHLRVLTEAETYRYLGMSQNICVEGASVKQDVAEVFCERMTKVFNSYLSGVNKIRAFNTWVMPVLLYTFGVLKWTQTELNALDRKVRTTMTLHRLHHPKSSVMRLYIPRKCGGRGMLSAQSLHNREICKLRDYFLAMVGHAIHAEVIECDKGLTPLSLAKQDWQKPVVLSISDREAIWKEKELHGRFHRILHEPHVDFLSSVHWLRFGDLFGETEGFVCAIQDQVVKTNNYRKYIIKDGTQDLCRMCHRPGETLRHVTSGCSMLANTEYLHRHNLAARIIHQELALKYGLLDGKVPYYKYAPEPVLENNRAKLYWDRPIVTDRTILANRPDIVVMDLATSRIFLVDITIPHDDNLVKADSDKRLKYLDLAHEVVEMWGGVSAEIIPIVVSTNGLVPTSLKQYLRRLDLPVKPMTVGIQRAVLLDNARIVRRFLTQSP